From the Salinimicrobium tongyeongense genome, one window contains:
- a CDS encoding sensor histidine kinase produces the protein MEHVKKLENNQSLQYIIGLGCIFLVSLICYLFINIIGYHVVALILLLAVSVLAMFLETFPIVIIAIASALIWNFLFIQPRSTLSITTPEDALLFLMYFVVAVMNGVFTSRIRKAEAVARQRKEKEKTLQLYNTLLNSLSHELKTPISTIIGAVDTLKMNSGKISEDNKTELYSEIELAGNRLHRQVNNLLSMSRLESNFFRLQLDWYDIKEIVNTVIVNNPKESHKINLLSSEDLPLFKIDGPLIEQVIHNIVHNALEYTPAGSEINISVNFEAGSLVIQICDNGRGFPEDKLEQVFEKFYRLPDTATGGTGLGLSIARGFTNAHNGTITLENLSSGGAKFTISIPAEVTTLNMMQDE, from the coding sequence GTGGAGCATGTAAAAAAGTTAGAGAACAATCAAAGTCTGCAGTACATCATAGGCCTGGGCTGCATTTTTCTTGTTTCACTAATCTGCTATTTATTCATCAATATTATTGGCTATCATGTTGTAGCCCTTATTTTGCTGCTGGCGGTCTCAGTACTGGCCATGTTTCTGGAAACATTTCCGATAGTAATTATAGCCATTGCAAGTGCCTTAATCTGGAATTTCCTATTCATCCAGCCACGTTCTACCCTTAGCATCACCACTCCCGAAGACGCCCTGCTCTTTCTTATGTATTTTGTGGTGGCCGTGATGAATGGCGTCTTTACTTCCAGGATAAGAAAAGCAGAGGCCGTGGCAAGGCAGCGAAAAGAAAAAGAAAAGACGTTACAGCTTTACAATACCCTGCTCAATTCGCTTTCGCATGAGCTAAAAACGCCGATCTCGACCATAATTGGAGCTGTAGATACCCTTAAGATGAATTCCGGAAAGATTTCTGAAGACAACAAAACCGAACTGTACAGCGAGATAGAACTTGCCGGTAACAGGCTGCACAGGCAGGTAAACAACCTTTTGAGCATGAGCCGCCTGGAATCAAATTTCTTCAGGCTTCAGCTGGACTGGTATGACATAAAGGAAATTGTCAACACCGTAATTGTCAATAATCCAAAAGAATCTCATAAGATCAATCTTTTGTCTTCCGAAGATCTTCCGCTATTTAAGATTGACGGCCCATTAATTGAACAGGTGATACACAATATTGTTCACAATGCGCTGGAATATACCCCTGCCGGCTCAGAAATAAATATTTCGGTTAATTTTGAAGCCGGAAGCCTTGTTATTCAAATTTGTGACAATGGCCGTGGCTTTCCAGAAGACAAACTTGAACAGGTGTTCGAAAAGTTTTACCGGCTTCCGGATACCGCAACAGGCGGCACAGGGTTAGGGCTTTCTATTGCAAGAGGTTTTACAAATGCCCATAACGGCACTATTACATTAGAAAATTTAAGTTCGGGAGGCGCAAAATTCACTATTTCTATTCCTGCTGAAGTTACCACCTTAAATATGATGCAAGATGAATAA
- a CDS encoding response regulator gives MNKGEILIIDDEPQIRKLLKIVLESNDYKVVQAVDGMEGLHLAANHSPELIILDLGLPDRSGHEILKDLRNWFEKSIIILSVLDSEEDIVKALDNGATDYLTKPFRTGELLARIRSSMRLNQNIELQQTICADDLEIDLTSRNVYKDKEMVKLTSTEYNLLVLLAKNQGRVLTHQYLLKSIWGPGAQTETQYLRVFIAQLRKKLEKDPNKPQHFITESGVGYRFL, from the coding sequence ATGAATAAAGGGGAGATCCTTATTATTGATGATGAGCCGCAAATAAGAAAGCTGCTGAAGATTGTTCTTGAAAGCAATGATTACAAAGTGGTGCAGGCTGTTGATGGAATGGAAGGTTTGCACCTCGCCGCCAATCATTCTCCCGAACTCATTATCCTGGACCTGGGTTTACCCGACAGGAGCGGCCATGAAATCTTAAAAGATTTGCGAAACTGGTTCGAAAAATCAATCATTATACTCTCGGTACTCGATTCGGAAGAAGATATTGTAAAAGCTTTGGACAATGGTGCAACAGATTATCTTACCAAGCCTTTTAGAACCGGAGAACTACTGGCAAGAATTCGCTCTTCCATGCGCCTTAACCAAAATATTGAATTGCAACAAACAATTTGCGCAGACGACCTGGAAATTGACCTTACCTCACGGAATGTTTATAAAGATAAGGAGATGGTAAAACTCACCTCTACCGAATACAACCTCCTGGTTCTCCTTGCAAAAAATCAGGGCAGGGTACTTACTCACCAGTACCTCCTGAAAAGCATCTGGGGGCCTGGCGCTCAAACCGAAACCCAGTATTTACGGGTATTTATAGCCCAGTTGAGAAAAAAGCTTGAGAAAGACCCCAACAAGCCACAACATTTTATTACCGAAAGCGGGGTGGGCTACAGGTTTTTATAA
- a CDS encoding TrkH family potassium uptake protein has protein sequence MLSLFTVCLIVFDLGFTHRSETELYLTDFYLIALLVGSTTILVRYGVSRQKFPLKVRFFDSTIFILNILLIVVRLDLSLELVPFLEFFNNMGWLYLALFIYFIREFSAIRLNFNRKLLNPAQLFMASFLGLILIGTLLLMLPRATHEGISAVDALFTATSAVCVTGLIVVDTGTYFTSLGQTIILILIQLGGLGIMTFASYFSYFFRGKSSYENQIMLKDMTNSEKIGEVFSVLKKIVLLTLAIETIGAILVFVNLDPSIVKGFVDQVFFSIFHSISAFCNAGFSTLENSLYEPEFKFNYSLQLIIVFLFILGGIGFPILFNLYKYFTYYFKNQYARIQHPANSVYVPWVININTRIVLVTTSILLVTGTLLFYFFEYNNTLDEHSEFGKLVVSFFGAATPRTAGFNSVDMSALNFSTIMIIFILMWIGASPSSTGGGIKTSTFALATLNFISLARGKDRVEVFRRQISDISIRRAFAIISLSLMVIGTSIFLIASFDEEKTLLSIAFECFSAYSTVGLSIGITSQLSEASKMVIIATMFIGRVSMLTILIALLRRVKYLNYKYPQEDILMN, from the coding sequence TTGCTCAGTCTGTTTACAGTTTGCCTGATCGTATTTGACCTTGGCTTCACCCATAGATCTGAAACCGAACTTTATCTCACCGATTTTTACCTTATCGCGCTGCTCGTAGGAAGCACAACAATCCTGGTAAGGTATGGGGTTTCCCGACAAAAGTTCCCTCTTAAGGTGCGGTTCTTTGACAGCACGATTTTTATTTTGAATATTTTATTGATCGTTGTAAGACTTGATCTTTCGCTGGAACTTGTGCCATTCCTGGAGTTTTTCAACAACATGGGCTGGCTCTACCTGGCGTTGTTTATTTATTTTATCAGGGAATTTTCAGCTATCAGATTAAATTTTAACCGAAAGCTGCTCAACCCTGCACAGTTATTCATGGCCAGCTTTTTAGGCCTTATCTTAATAGGAACTTTACTTCTAATGCTGCCCAGGGCTACCCATGAAGGAATTTCGGCCGTAGACGCGCTCTTTACTGCGACAAGTGCTGTTTGCGTCACAGGCTTGATCGTTGTAGATACCGGCACCTACTTTACCAGCCTGGGACAAACCATTATCCTTATTCTCATTCAGTTAGGCGGCCTGGGGATTATGACTTTTGCCAGTTATTTCTCCTACTTCTTCCGCGGAAAAAGCTCCTATGAGAACCAGATCATGCTGAAAGACATGACGAATTCTGAAAAAATAGGGGAAGTGTTTAGTGTGCTTAAAAAGATTGTTTTGCTCACCCTGGCTATAGAAACTATTGGGGCCATACTCGTGTTTGTGAATTTAGATCCGAGCATTGTAAAGGGATTTGTAGATCAGGTATTCTTTTCCATTTTCCACAGTATTTCCGCTTTCTGCAATGCCGGATTCTCAACGCTTGAAAACAGCCTGTACGAACCGGAATTCAAGTTCAATTATTCCCTTCAGTTAATTATAGTCTTCCTGTTTATACTGGGAGGAATCGGGTTTCCCATACTTTTTAATTTATATAAGTACTTCACTTATTACTTTAAGAACCAGTATGCCAGGATTCAGCATCCTGCAAATTCGGTATACGTGCCGTGGGTGATCAACATAAATACCCGTATCGTTTTAGTAACAACTTCAATTTTGCTGGTGACAGGAACCCTTTTATTTTACTTTTTTGAATACAATAATACGCTTGATGAACATTCGGAATTTGGCAAGCTGGTGGTATCATTCTTTGGTGCCGCTACTCCAAGAACAGCCGGATTTAATTCGGTTGACATGAGTGCCCTCAACTTCTCTACCATCATGATTATTTTTATTCTCATGTGGATAGGGGCATCCCCAAGTTCTACTGGAGGAGGGATTAAGACCAGTACTTTTGCCCTTGCCACGCTCAACTTTATTAGTCTGGCACGAGGCAAAGACAGAGTAGAAGTATTCAGAAGACAAATTTCTGATATTTCCATAAGAAGAGCTTTTGCCATCATCTCCCTCTCCTTAATGGTAATAGGGACTTCTATTTTTTTAATTGCATCTTTTGATGAAGAAAAGACACTGTTGAGCATTGCTTTTGAATGTTTTTCAGCATATAGTACAGTAGGCCTTAGTATTGGGATAACCTCGCAGTTGAGTGAAGCCTCAAAAATGGTAATAATCGCCACAATGTTCATTGGCCGGGTGAGCATGTTGACCATCCTAATTGCGCTGCTGAGAAGGGTTAAGTATCTTAATTATAAATATCCGCAGGAAGACATATTAATGAACTAA
- a CDS encoding potassium channel family protein encodes MKYIIIGLGNFGASLAEKLTKMGNEVIGVDMNMSKVEAIKDKITHAVNLDSTDITAVSSLPLSDTDIVIVGIGEDKGANIMATALMKQLHVKRLISRAVSPLQEMVLEAMGVDEIIHPEEETAERWAKKLNLHGVVDSFEVNRDYSIIETEIPAEFDGRTLEEIGLKRKYDIIVLTTIKITREKNEIGTNRDVSTVQGVASAKTILHKHDIMVLYGNNKNLKKLLKDQERY; translated from the coding sequence ATGAAATACATCATAATTGGATTGGGGAATTTTGGAGCTTCGCTTGCTGAAAAGCTCACCAAAATGGGCAATGAAGTGATTGGAGTAGACATGAATATGAGCAAGGTTGAAGCCATAAAAGACAAGATCACTCATGCCGTAAACCTAGACTCCACAGATATTACAGCCGTGTCAAGTTTACCCCTTAGCGATACCGATATAGTAATTGTGGGCATTGGGGAAGACAAAGGGGCAAACATCATGGCCACTGCTTTAATGAAGCAACTGCATGTTAAACGCCTGATAAGCAGGGCAGTTTCCCCACTTCAGGAAATGGTGCTAGAAGCTATGGGCGTAGATGAAATCATTCATCCTGAAGAAGAGACCGCAGAAAGATGGGCCAAAAAGCTCAACCTGCACGGGGTGGTAGACTCTTTTGAGGTTAACCGCGACTACAGTATTATTGAAACTGAGATCCCTGCCGAATTTGACGGAAGAACTCTCGAGGAAATAGGCCTTAAGAGAAAATATGATATCATTGTTCTCACCACAATCAAGATCACCAGGGAGAAGAACGAGATTGGCACAAACAGGGATGTTTCGACTGTACAGGGGGTAGCCTCGGCCAAAACGATTTTGCACAAGCACGATATTATGGTGCTCTACGGAAATAACAAGAATTTAAAAAAACTGCTAAAAGATCAGGAAAGATATTAG
- a CDS encoding carboxypeptidase regulatory-like domain-containing protein yields the protein MKTFFKYITIAGLLLLISCSEDTVGESLTGTISGKVVENSSNEPLENVKITTTPASSTVFTDENGEFVIEDVLIDQYSVKAEIKDYTTAFEAVTVTEGATSNVAFELLKSGANNRQPSTPQLVSPEDNAEEVDMTAEFVWNSSDPEDDELTYELELWNNVNEEVLRYSNIQDTTYTVEGLNSGYRYFWQVKVSDSVNDPVLSPLYSFRTRNVPESRILFTRLINGNNVIYSRNSEGEEFRLTSPDQNSFRPRKNNSVNKIAFLRVVNGQTHLFTMNPDGSQEKRITSNIPVNGFNLNMVDFSWADDGAALVYPNFSKLYKINSTGGGTTLIYETQNGDFITEVDVSENNETIALITNNSNGYDADLLTINFEGEIQERILNNVEGALGGIDLSLQGDKILYTYDSSGFRSDSYRRLDSELFIYDFSTRQFQNLSVEKSDGTNDLDPRFSPNEAEVIFVNTSNDDLSPKDIYTMPVNTGNSTGNEDDREMLIENAAMPDWE from the coding sequence ATGAAGACATTCTTTAAATATATTACAATTGCAGGTTTACTTTTGCTGATAAGTTGTTCAGAAGATACAGTTGGGGAATCATTAACAGGTACCATATCGGGGAAAGTGGTTGAGAATTCCAGTAATGAACCTCTTGAAAATGTCAAAATCACGACCACTCCTGCTTCCAGCACGGTTTTTACAGATGAAAACGGAGAGTTTGTTATTGAAGATGTTCTTATTGACCAATATTCTGTCAAGGCTGAAATTAAAGATTACACCACCGCTTTTGAAGCAGTTACGGTGACAGAAGGTGCTACTTCAAATGTAGCTTTTGAATTACTAAAATCAGGAGCAAACAATAGGCAGCCTTCCACACCACAACTTGTTTCCCCCGAAGATAATGCTGAAGAAGTTGACATGACCGCAGAATTTGTTTGGAATTCCTCAGACCCTGAAGATGATGAATTGACTTACGAGTTGGAATTGTGGAACAACGTGAATGAGGAAGTGCTTAGATATTCCAATATTCAGGATACTACCTATACCGTGGAAGGCCTGAATTCAGGCTACAGGTATTTTTGGCAGGTGAAGGTATCAGATAGTGTTAACGATCCTGTTTTAAGCCCCCTATACTCCTTTAGAACCAGAAATGTTCCTGAAAGCAGGATCTTATTTACGCGCCTCATCAACGGTAATAATGTGATCTATTCCCGTAATTCTGAAGGGGAGGAGTTTAGGCTGACCTCACCAGATCAAAACAGCTTTAGACCAAGAAAAAATAATTCGGTGAATAAAATAGCCTTTTTGAGGGTTGTGAATGGCCAAACCCATTTGTTTACCATGAATCCAGATGGTTCTCAGGAGAAACGCATCACTTCAAATATTCCGGTGAATGGTTTTAATCTCAATATGGTCGATTTTTCATGGGCCGATGATGGGGCAGCACTGGTTTACCCGAATTTTAGCAAGTTGTATAAAATAAATTCCACAGGGGGAGGAACGACTTTAATCTATGAAACCCAAAATGGAGATTTTATTACCGAAGTAGATGTAAGCGAAAATAACGAAACTATCGCTTTGATAACCAACAACAGTAACGGTTATGATGCAGATCTTTTGACCATTAATTTTGAAGGGGAAATTCAGGAGAGAATATTAAATAATGTTGAAGGTGCTTTGGGAGGGATAGACCTTTCTTTGCAGGGAGATAAAATACTCTACACTTATGACAGTTCCGGATTTAGAAGTGATTCATATCGAAGACTCGATTCAGAATTGTTTATATATGATTTTTCAACCAGGCAATTTCAAAATCTTTCAGTAGAAAAATCAGATGGGACTAATGACCTTGATCCAAGATTTTCTCCTAATGAAGCTGAAGTGATTTTTGTAAATACCTCAAATGATGATTTATCGCCCAAAGATATATATACCATGCCTGTAAATACTGGTAATAGTACAGGGAATGAAGACGATAGAGAGATGCTAATAGAAAACGCGGCTATGCCAGATTGGGAATAA